A region of Hoplias malabaricus isolate fHopMal1 chromosome 12, fHopMal1.hap1, whole genome shotgun sequence DNA encodes the following proteins:
- the dipk2b gene encoding divergent protein kinase domain 2B has protein sequence MAVRGLELRPAAKGCSGPWLQVYFLFFLMPLVASNPSPAPQNISSNSGRHFLGLDKCNACVGTSICKKFFKEQIRFERWMSSQLDMSSVNRTSYEGNYTDDSESWRPVVLSLLVSPHLHKLADNSICRSAGKRKSCSIEAVLRATQRFQNWTKSSLLLPSMVQGLTSPMLRCPSQRLLDRIVRRYFEVADVGSVQMKHFTTKDKLRLLYTLAVNQHPLILQMFPGSEGWPFPRYHGSCGRLLVWAGSRPLKKLYSSPLTQRADAAHQLLHITHSLASNSLHFQLYYTRVSEHMFGSMEDSRLHITDATNIGIIDLQQGFSSEDTPQANHTDVFSCLSGSCQQPPSCESVRPSQSFSLLCKHVLPKLLTLEDVHTAGLPRAAITELALCADSSQSDRRIFKAVLLLKEMLQAIRPCSKDYGYRYPECKYSKEF, from the exons ATGGCTGTGAGGGGGCTGGAGCTCAGGCCTGCTGCTAAAGGCTGCTCAGGGCCTTGGCTACAGGTttactttctcttctttctGATGCCTCTGGTGGCCTCCAACCCTTCACCTGCACCACAAAACATATCCTCCAACTCTGGAAGACATTTCCTAGGCTTGGATAAGTGCAACGCCTGTGTGGGCACCTCCATATGCAAGAAGTTTTTTAAAGAGCAGATAAG ATTTGAAAGGTGGATGTCCTCTCAGTTGGACATGTCCTCAGTGAACAGGACGTCCTATGAGGGGAACTACACAGATGACTCTGAAAGCTGGAGGCCGGTTGTGCTCTCCCTCCTTGTTTCCCCGCACCTGCATAAGCTGGCAGACAACAGCATTTGCAGGTCAGCAGGCAAGAGGAAATCCTGCAGCATTGAGGCTGTGCTGAGAGCCACACAGCGTTTCCAGAACTGGACAAAGTCCAGTCTGCTGCTGCCCAGCATGGTGCAG GGTCTGACCAGTCCAATGCTGCGCTGCCCGTCTCAGAGGTTGCTGGACCGAATCGTGAGGCGCTATTTTGAGGTGGCTGATGTGGGCAGCGTGCAGATGAAGCACTTCACCACTAAGGACAAGCTCCGCCTCCTCTACACACTGGCTGTCAATCAACACCCTCTTATACTCCAG ATGTTTCCAGGCTCGGAGGGCTGGCCGTTCCCCCGCTATCACGGCTCGTGTGGCCGGCTGTTGGTGTGGGCAGGCTCCAGGCCTTTGAAGAAGCTGTACTCATCTCCGCTGACCCAGCGAGCAGACGCAGCCCACCAGCTCCTCCACATCACCCACAGCCTGGCCTCCAACAGCCTCCACTTCCAACTCTACTACACCAGAGTCTCAGAGCACATGTTTGGCAGCATGGAAGACAGCAGGCTTCACATCACAGATGCCACTAACATTGGAATCATCGATCTGCAGCAGG GATTCAGCAGTGAAGATACCCCTCAGGCGAACCACACGGACGTGTTCTCCTGTCTGAGTGGCTCCTGTCAGCAGCCTCCTTCCTGTGAGAGTGTTCGTCCGTCTCAGAGCTTCTCCCTGCTCTGTAAGCACGTCCTCCCCAAGCTGCTTACTCTTGAAGATGTGCACACAGCTGGACTGCCCAGAGCAGCCATCACAGAGCTGGCTCTATGTGCAGACTCCTCCCAGTCTGACCGAAGGATATTTAAAGCTGTCCTGTTACTGAAAGAAATGTTACAAGCCATAAGGCCATGCAGTAAAGACTATGGATACAGGTATCCAGAGTGCAAGTACAGCAAAGAATTCTAG